One Vigna unguiculata cultivar IT97K-499-35 chromosome 7, ASM411807v1, whole genome shotgun sequence genomic region harbors:
- the LOC114190559 gene encoding alpha carbonic anhydrase 7-like, with product MNHRMRCRVFVPNLIILVIILLHSTTWTRAQEVEDESEFDYIRGSEKGPSHWGELKKEWETCKTGKMQSPIDLSSHRVRVVPNLGQLKKHYKPQNATVKNRGHDIELKWGEDAGSININGSEFFLRQCHWHSPSEHTINGRRYDLELHMVHERKSENGKVNIAVVGLLFKIGRPDPILTKLSKIIESMVDNEVEKKIGVFDPSEIKLGGKKYYRYIGSLTVPPCTEGVIWTINKKIRSVSRAQVNLLREAVHDHAAQNSRPVQALNKRGIQLYGPKRKE from the exons ATGAATCACCGAATGAGATGCAGAGTTTTTGTTCCAAATCTGATAATACTTGTCATCATCCTACTCCATTCAACAACATGGACTAGAGCACAGGAAGTTG AGGATGAGAGTGAGTTTGATTACATAAGAGGGAGTGAGAAGGGTCCCTCACACTGGGGGGAACTGAAGAAGGAATGGGAAACATGTAAAACTGGCAAAATGCAGTCTCCAATTGATTTGTCAAGCCACAGGGTTAGAGTGGTGCCAAACTTGGGGCAGCTAAAGAAGCACTATAAGCCTCAGAATGCTACTGTCAAAAACAGAGGCCATGATATTGAG CTGAAATGGGGAGAAGATGCTGGATCAATAAACATCAATGGCAGTGAATTTTTTCTGCGTCAGTGCCATTGGCACTCACCTTCAGAACATACCATCAATGGAAGGAG GTATGACTTGGAGCTCCACATGGTTCATGAAAGAAAAAGCGAAAATGGAAAAGTGAATATTGCTGTTGTTGGTCTTCTGTTCAAGATTGGTCGACCCGATCCTATTCTCACCAAG TTGTCAAAAATCATAGAAAGCATGGTGGATAATGaagtagaaaagaaaattggGGTGTTTGATCCCTCAGAAATTAAATTGGGTGGCAAGAAGTACTACAGATACATTGGTTCCCTCACTGTCCCTCCTTGCACCGAAGGTGTCATTTGGACTATAAATAAAAAG ATAAGAAGTGTGTCGAGGGCACAAGTGAATTTACTTAGAGAGGCTGTCCACGAT CATGCAGCGCAGAATTCGAGACCTGTACAAGCGCTGAATAAACGAGGGATACAACTCTATGGACCAAAACGCAAGgaataa